From a single Streptomyces misionensis genomic region:
- a CDS encoding DsbA family oxidoreductase — MRVEIWSDIACPWCYVGKARFEKALAAFPHRDEVEVVHRSFELDPGRAKGDVESVLTMLTRKYGMSEAQAEAGEDNLGAQAAAEGLDYRTRGRDHGNTFDMHRLLHLAKEHGRQDELIQILYRANFAEERSVFAEGDERLVELAVEAGLDADRARAVLADPEAYADAVRADEREAARLGATGVPFFVLDRTYGVSGAQPAEVFTQALTQAWGEQTPLKPVDRQDAEACGPDGCAVPRQD, encoded by the coding sequence ATGCGCGTCGAGATCTGGAGCGACATCGCCTGCCCCTGGTGCTACGTGGGCAAGGCCCGCTTCGAGAAGGCGCTCGCCGCCTTCCCGCACCGCGACGAGGTCGAGGTGGTGCACCGCTCCTTCGAGCTGGACCCGGGCCGTGCCAAGGGTGACGTCGAGTCCGTGCTCACCATGCTGACCAGGAAGTACGGCATGAGCGAGGCGCAGGCCGAAGCCGGCGAGGACAACCTGGGCGCCCAGGCCGCCGCCGAGGGCCTGGACTACCGCACCCGGGGCCGCGACCACGGCAACACCTTCGACATGCACCGCCTGCTGCACCTCGCCAAGGAGCACGGCAGGCAGGACGAGCTGATCCAGATCCTGTACCGGGCCAACTTCGCCGAGGAGCGGTCGGTCTTCGCCGAGGGCGACGAGCGGCTGGTGGAGCTGGCCGTGGAGGCCGGGCTCGACGCCGACCGGGCGCGCGCGGTGCTCGCCGACCCGGAGGCCTACGCCGACGCGGTCCGCGCCGACGAGCGCGAGGCCGCCCGGCTCGGGGCGACCGGTGTGCCCTTCTTCGTCCTCGACCGCACCTACGGCGTCTCCGGCGCCCAGCCCGCCGAGGTGTTCACCCAGGCGCTCACCCAGGCCTGGGGCGAGCAGACCCCGCTGAAGCCGGTCGACCGGCAGGACGCCGAGGCGTGCGGCCCGGACGGGTGCGCGGTGCCGCGGCAGGACTGA
- a CDS encoding aldehyde dehydrogenase (NADP(+)) → MAAAPVWSVDPRTGKRREQVAVEATAQEVDAVVRAAHAARGALARRAVRSAFLRSAAAGLEAAREGLVETADAETALGPVRLTGELARTAYQLRAFADIVEEGAFLDVVIDHPDPAATPPVPDLRRWKVPLGVVAVYGASNFPFAFSVAGGDTASALAAGCPVVVKAHPDHPALSELVAKVLRRAAAEHGIPEGVLGLVHGFDAGVELIGHPLVAAAGFTGSPRGGRALYDAAAARPVPIPFHGELGSLNPVLITEAAAAERAEELGTGLAASATLGVGQFCVKPGLVLVPSGAAGDDVLKHLTDAVSATEAGVPLDHRIRDAFVAGVRERAALPDVASPVTPGACGEHLVSAGFLTVPADRLTAPGAHDLLLEECFGPVTVVARYTDEAQATAVLSRLPGTLSATVHLSAGEAGGAGTAGELLALLTTLAGRVVVDAWPTGVAVAPAQHHGGPYPASTSTSTSVGGTAIERWLRPVAYQNTPPALLPPELRDDNPLGVPRRFKGVLER, encoded by the coding sequence GTGGCAGCAGCACCAGTCTGGAGTGTCGACCCGCGTACCGGGAAGCGGCGGGAACAGGTCGCGGTCGAGGCCACGGCCCAGGAGGTGGACGCGGTCGTCCGGGCGGCGCACGCCGCGCGCGGCGCCCTCGCCCGGCGCGCCGTCCGCTCCGCCTTCCTGCGCTCGGCCGCCGCGGGCCTGGAGGCGGCCCGGGAGGGCCTGGTGGAGACCGCCGACGCCGAGACCGCGCTGGGCCCGGTCCGGCTGACCGGCGAACTCGCCCGCACCGCCTACCAGTTGCGGGCCTTCGCGGACATCGTCGAGGAGGGCGCCTTCCTGGACGTCGTCATCGACCACCCGGACCCCGCCGCCACCCCGCCCGTCCCGGACCTGCGCCGCTGGAAGGTCCCGCTCGGCGTCGTGGCTGTCTACGGCGCGTCCAACTTCCCCTTCGCCTTCTCCGTCGCGGGCGGCGACACCGCGAGCGCGCTGGCCGCGGGCTGCCCGGTCGTCGTCAAGGCCCACCCGGACCACCCGGCCCTGTCCGAACTGGTCGCCAAGGTGCTGCGCCGGGCCGCCGCCGAACACGGCATCCCCGAGGGCGTCCTCGGCCTGGTGCACGGCTTCGACGCGGGCGTCGAACTGATCGGGCACCCGCTGGTCGCCGCCGCGGGCTTCACCGGTTCGCCGCGCGGCGGGCGCGCCCTGTACGACGCCGCCGCCGCGCGCCCGGTGCCGATCCCCTTCCACGGCGAACTCGGCTCGCTCAACCCGGTCCTGATCACCGAGGCCGCGGCGGCCGAGCGTGCCGAGGAACTGGGCACCGGCCTGGCCGCCTCGGCCACCCTCGGCGTCGGCCAGTTCTGTGTGAAGCCCGGCCTGGTCCTGGTGCCCTCCGGGGCGGCGGGCGACGACGTGCTGAAGCACCTGACCGACGCGGTGAGCGCCACCGAGGCCGGGGTGCCGCTCGACCACCGCATCCGCGACGCCTTCGTCGCCGGAGTCCGCGAGCGCGCCGCCCTGCCCGACGTGGCGTCCCCGGTGACCCCGGGCGCCTGCGGCGAACACCTGGTCAGCGCGGGCTTCCTCACGGTGCCGGCGGACAGGCTGACCGCGCCGGGGGCCCACGACCTGCTCCTGGAGGAGTGCTTCGGCCCGGTCACGGTGGTGGCCCGCTACACGGACGAGGCACAGGCCACGGCCGTCCTGTCCCGGCTGCCCGGCACCCTCTCGGCCACGGTCCACCTCTCCGCCGGGGAGGCCGGCGGAGCGGGCACGGCCGGTGAACTCCTCGCCCTGCTCACCACCCTGGCCGGCCGCGTGGTCGTCGACGCCTGGCCGACCGGCGTCGCCGTGGCCCCCGCCCAGCACCACGGCGGCCCCTACCCGGCCAGCACCTCGACGTCGACGTCGGTGGGCGGTACGGCGATCGAGCGCTGGCTGCGCCCGGTCGCCTACCAGAACACCCCGCCGGCCCTGCTGCCGCCCGAGCTGCGGGACGACAACCCGCTCGGCGTCCCCCGGCGGTTCAAGGGAGTCCTGGAGCGGTAG
- a CDS encoding GNAT family N-acetyltransferase, producing the protein MTATRDDRGALRIRAALPAEAEAVAALHLRARSTYYPDGVPQADFDWVKAWRRSIERPDGRVLCALRAGRLVGIASFRTPDGAGPATVKLFQFHVDPDRWRAGIGTALHAACAGEWRAGGRRTAVLDVHVDNLRAQGFYARQGWVPDPENPPAEGDHHLFLRYAVPPAE; encoded by the coding sequence ATGACCGCGACACGAGACGACCGGGGCGCCCTGCGGATCCGCGCCGCGCTGCCCGCCGAGGCCGAGGCCGTCGCCGCGCTGCACCTGCGGGCCCGCTCGACCTACTACCCGGACGGGGTGCCGCAGGCGGACTTCGACTGGGTCAAGGCGTGGCGGCGATCCATCGAGCGCCCGGACGGGCGGGTGCTGTGCGCCCTGCGGGCGGGGCGGCTCGTCGGGATCGCCTCCTTCCGCACCCCGGACGGAGCCGGCCCGGCCACCGTCAAGCTGTTCCAGTTCCATGTCGACCCCGACCGCTGGCGGGCCGGCATCGGCACCGCCCTGCACGCGGCCTGCGCCGGGGAATGGCGGGCCGGAGGACGGCGCACCGCCGTGCTCGACGTCCACGTGGACAACCTGCGGGCCCAGGGCTTCTACGCCCGGCAGGGCTGGGTGCCCGACCCGGAGAACCCGCCGGCCGAGGGCGACCACCACCTCTTCCTGCGGTACGCCGTGCCGCCGGCGGAATGA